The Sus scrofa isolate TJ Tabasco breed Duroc chromosome X, Sscrofa11.1, whole genome shotgun sequence genome has a segment encoding these proteins:
- the NOX1 gene encoding NADPH oxidase 1 isoform X4, translating into MICLHTAIHIIAHLFNFERYSRSRQATDGCLASILSNLSHQEKEGDSWLNPIQSPNMTVEYVTFTSIAGLTGVIITIALVLMVTSAMEFIRRSYFEVFWYTHHIFIIYFVGLGIHGIGGMVRGQTEESLDESHPHKCAEFFEKWGDPDSHCKRPQFEGLPAESWKWILTPSILYIFERILRFYRSRQKVVITKVVMYPSKVLELQMNKRGFSMEVGQYIFVNCPLISCLEWHPFTLTSAPEEDFFSIHIRAAGDWTESLIRAFEQQHSPVPRIEVDGPFGTVSEDVFQYEVAMLVGAGIGVTPFASILKSIWYKFRNADHSLKTQKIYFYWICREIGAFAWFNDLLASLEQEMEELGKVGFLNYRLFLTGWDSNVAGHAVLNFDKATDILTGLKQKTFFGRPMWDNEFSTIATAHPKSVVGVFLCGPQTLARSLRKCCQRYSSLNPRKVQFYFNKENF; encoded by the exons ATGATCTGCCTCCACACAG CAATTCACATCATTGCACACCTGTTTAACTTTGAACGATACAGCAGAAGCCGGCAGGCCACAGATGGATGCCTTGCTTCCATTCTCTCCAACTTGTCTCaccaagagaaagaaggggaTTCTTGGCTAAATCCCATCCAGTCCCCAAACATG ACAGTGGAGTATGTGACATTCACCAGCATTGCTGGTCTCACCGGAGTGATCATCACAATAGCTCTGGTTCTCATGGTGACTTCAGCTATGGAGTTTATCCGGAGGAGTTATTTCGAGGTCTTCTGGTATACACACCATATTTTTATCATCTACTTCGTTGGCTTAGGGATTCATGGCATTGG agGAATGGTCCGGGGTCAAACAGAAGAGAGCCTAGACGAGAGTCATCCTCACAAGTGCGCAGAGTTTTTTGAAAAGTGGGGTGATCCTGACTCCCATTGCAAGCGCCCCCAATTTGAAGGGCTCCCTGCTGAG TCCTGGAAATGGATCCTTACACCAAGCATTCTTTATATCTTTGAAAGGATCCTCCGATTTTATCGCTCCCGGCAAAAGGTTGTGATTACCAAG GTGGTCATGTATCCATCCAAAGTTTTGGAATTGCAGATGAACAAGCGTGGCTTCAGCATGGAAGTGGGACAGTATATTTTTGTTAATTGCCCCTTGATCTCTTGCCTGGAATGGCATCCCTTTACCCTGACCTCTGCCCCAGAGGAAGACTTCTTCTCCATTCATATTCGAGCAGCAGGGGACTGGACAGAAAGTCTCATAAGGGCTTTTGAACAACAGCATTCGCCAGTTCCAAG GATTGAGGTGGATGGTCCTTTTGGCACTGTCAGTGAGGATGTTTTCCAGTATGAAGTGGCTATGTTGGTTGGAGCAGGAATTGGGGTCACCCCCTTTGCTTCCATCTTGAAATCCATCTGGTACAAATTTCGGAATGCAGATCACAGCCTCAAAACACAAAAG ATCTATTTCTACTGGATTTGCAGGGAAATAGGTGCCTTTGCTTGGTTCAATGACCTATTGGCTTCCCTGGAACAAGAGATGGAGGAGCTAGGCAAAGTGGGTTTTCTAAACTACCGTCTCTTTCTCACCGGATGGGACAGCAATGTT GCTGGTCATGCGGTATTAAACTTTGACAAGGCCACTGACATCCTGACAGGCCTGAAACAGAAAACCTTCTTTGGGAGACCTATGTGGGACAATGAGTTTTCTACAATAGCTACTGCCCACCCCAA GTCGGTGGTGGGTGTCTTCCTATGTGGTCCTCAGACTTTGGCAAGGAGCCTGCGTAAATGCTGTCAACGATATTCCAGTCTGAATCCTAGGAAGGTTCAATTCTACTTCAACAAAGAAAATTTCTGA
- the NOX1 gene encoding NADPH oxidase 1 isoform X1, with protein MGNWVVTHWFSVLFLAAWLGLNIFLFVHAFLFFEKADKYYYTRQILGSALAWARASARCLNFNSMLILLPVCRNLLSFLRGSCSFCRRTLRKQLDHNLTFHKLVAYMICLHTAIHIIAHLFNFERYSRSRQATDGCLASILSNLSHQEKEGDSWLNPIQSPNMTVEYVTFTSIAGLTGVIITIALVLMVTSAMEFIRRSYFEVFWYTHHIFIIYFVGLGIHGIGGMVRGQTEESLDESHPHKCAEFFEKWGDPDSHCKRPQFEGLPAESWKWILTPSILYIFERILRFYRSRQKVVITKVVMYPSKVLELQMNKRGFSMEVGQYIFVNCPLISCLEWHPFTLTSAPEEDFFSIHIRAAGDWTESLIRAFEQQHSPVPRIEVDGPFGTVSEDVFQYEVAMLVGAGIGVTPFASILKSIWYKFRNADHSLKTQKIYFYWICREIGAFAWFNDLLASLEQEMEELGKVGFLNYRLFLTGWDSNVAGHAVLNFDKATDILTGLKQKTFFGRPMWDNEFSTIATAHPKSVVGVFLCGPQTLARSLRKCCQRYSSLNPRKVQFYFNKENF; from the exons GCTGCTTGGTTGGGGctgaatattttcctgtttgtgcatgctttcctgttttttgagaAGGCGGACAAGTACTACTACACAAGACAAATCCTGGGA TCGGCGTTGGCCTGGGCCCGAGCCTCGGCTCGCTGCCTGAATTTTAACAGCATGCTGATCCTGCTTCCTGTGTGTCGAAATCTGCTGTCTTTCCTGAGAGGCAGCTGCTCA TTTTGTAGGCGCACCCTGAGAAAGCAACTGGATCACAACCTTACTTTCCACAAGCTGGTGGCATATATGATCTGCCTCCACACAG CAATTCACATCATTGCACACCTGTTTAACTTTGAACGATACAGCAGAAGCCGGCAGGCCACAGATGGATGCCTTGCTTCCATTCTCTCCAACTTGTCTCaccaagagaaagaaggggaTTCTTGGCTAAATCCCATCCAGTCCCCAAACATG ACAGTGGAGTATGTGACATTCACCAGCATTGCTGGTCTCACCGGAGTGATCATCACAATAGCTCTGGTTCTCATGGTGACTTCAGCTATGGAGTTTATCCGGAGGAGTTATTTCGAGGTCTTCTGGTATACACACCATATTTTTATCATCTACTTCGTTGGCTTAGGGATTCATGGCATTGG agGAATGGTCCGGGGTCAAACAGAAGAGAGCCTAGACGAGAGTCATCCTCACAAGTGCGCAGAGTTTTTTGAAAAGTGGGGTGATCCTGACTCCCATTGCAAGCGCCCCCAATTTGAAGGGCTCCCTGCTGAG TCCTGGAAATGGATCCTTACACCAAGCATTCTTTATATCTTTGAAAGGATCCTCCGATTTTATCGCTCCCGGCAAAAGGTTGTGATTACCAAG GTGGTCATGTATCCATCCAAAGTTTTGGAATTGCAGATGAACAAGCGTGGCTTCAGCATGGAAGTGGGACAGTATATTTTTGTTAATTGCCCCTTGATCTCTTGCCTGGAATGGCATCCCTTTACCCTGACCTCTGCCCCAGAGGAAGACTTCTTCTCCATTCATATTCGAGCAGCAGGGGACTGGACAGAAAGTCTCATAAGGGCTTTTGAACAACAGCATTCGCCAGTTCCAAG GATTGAGGTGGATGGTCCTTTTGGCACTGTCAGTGAGGATGTTTTCCAGTATGAAGTGGCTATGTTGGTTGGAGCAGGAATTGGGGTCACCCCCTTTGCTTCCATCTTGAAATCCATCTGGTACAAATTTCGGAATGCAGATCACAGCCTCAAAACACAAAAG ATCTATTTCTACTGGATTTGCAGGGAAATAGGTGCCTTTGCTTGGTTCAATGACCTATTGGCTTCCCTGGAACAAGAGATGGAGGAGCTAGGCAAAGTGGGTTTTCTAAACTACCGTCTCTTTCTCACCGGATGGGACAGCAATGTT GCTGGTCATGCGGTATTAAACTTTGACAAGGCCACTGACATCCTGACAGGCCTGAAACAGAAAACCTTCTTTGGGAGACCTATGTGGGACAATGAGTTTTCTACAATAGCTACTGCCCACCCCAA GTCGGTGGTGGGTGTCTTCCTATGTGGTCCTCAGACTTTGGCAAGGAGCCTGCGTAAATGCTGTCAACGATATTCCAGTCTGAATCCTAGGAAGGTTCAATTCTACTTCAACAAAGAAAATTTCTGA
- the NOX1 gene encoding NADPH oxidase 1 isoform X3, with amino-acid sequence MGNWVVTHWFSVLFLAAWLGLNIFLFVHAFLFFEKADKYYYTRQILGFCRRTLRKQLDHNLTFHKLVAYMICLHTAIHIIAHLFNFERYSRSRQATDGCLASILSNLSHQEKEGDSWLNPIQSPNMTVEYVTFTSIAGLTGVIITIALVLMVTSAMEFIRRSYFEVFWYTHHIFIIYFVGLGIHGIGGMVRGQTEESLDESHPHKCAEFFEKWGDPDSHCKRPQFEGLPAESWKWILTPSILYIFERILRFYRSRQKVVITKVVMYPSKVLELQMNKRGFSMEVGQYIFVNCPLISCLEWHPFTLTSAPEEDFFSIHIRAAGDWTESLIRAFEQQHSPVPRIEVDGPFGTVSEDVFQYEVAMLVGAGIGVTPFASILKSIWYKFRNADHSLKTQKIYFYWICREIGAFAWFNDLLASLEQEMEELGKVGFLNYRLFLTGWDSNVAGHAVLNFDKATDILTGLKQKTFFGRPMWDNEFSTIATAHPKSVVGVFLCGPQTLARSLRKCCQRYSSLNPRKVQFYFNKENF; translated from the exons GCTGCTTGGTTGGGGctgaatattttcctgtttgtgcatgctttcctgttttttgagaAGGCGGACAAGTACTACTACACAAGACAAATCCTGGGA TTTTGTAGGCGCACCCTGAGAAAGCAACTGGATCACAACCTTACTTTCCACAAGCTGGTGGCATATATGATCTGCCTCCACACAG CAATTCACATCATTGCACACCTGTTTAACTTTGAACGATACAGCAGAAGCCGGCAGGCCACAGATGGATGCCTTGCTTCCATTCTCTCCAACTTGTCTCaccaagagaaagaaggggaTTCTTGGCTAAATCCCATCCAGTCCCCAAACATG ACAGTGGAGTATGTGACATTCACCAGCATTGCTGGTCTCACCGGAGTGATCATCACAATAGCTCTGGTTCTCATGGTGACTTCAGCTATGGAGTTTATCCGGAGGAGTTATTTCGAGGTCTTCTGGTATACACACCATATTTTTATCATCTACTTCGTTGGCTTAGGGATTCATGGCATTGG agGAATGGTCCGGGGTCAAACAGAAGAGAGCCTAGACGAGAGTCATCCTCACAAGTGCGCAGAGTTTTTTGAAAAGTGGGGTGATCCTGACTCCCATTGCAAGCGCCCCCAATTTGAAGGGCTCCCTGCTGAG TCCTGGAAATGGATCCTTACACCAAGCATTCTTTATATCTTTGAAAGGATCCTCCGATTTTATCGCTCCCGGCAAAAGGTTGTGATTACCAAG GTGGTCATGTATCCATCCAAAGTTTTGGAATTGCAGATGAACAAGCGTGGCTTCAGCATGGAAGTGGGACAGTATATTTTTGTTAATTGCCCCTTGATCTCTTGCCTGGAATGGCATCCCTTTACCCTGACCTCTGCCCCAGAGGAAGACTTCTTCTCCATTCATATTCGAGCAGCAGGGGACTGGACAGAAAGTCTCATAAGGGCTTTTGAACAACAGCATTCGCCAGTTCCAAG GATTGAGGTGGATGGTCCTTTTGGCACTGTCAGTGAGGATGTTTTCCAGTATGAAGTGGCTATGTTGGTTGGAGCAGGAATTGGGGTCACCCCCTTTGCTTCCATCTTGAAATCCATCTGGTACAAATTTCGGAATGCAGATCACAGCCTCAAAACACAAAAG ATCTATTTCTACTGGATTTGCAGGGAAATAGGTGCCTTTGCTTGGTTCAATGACCTATTGGCTTCCCTGGAACAAGAGATGGAGGAGCTAGGCAAAGTGGGTTTTCTAAACTACCGTCTCTTTCTCACCGGATGGGACAGCAATGTT GCTGGTCATGCGGTATTAAACTTTGACAAGGCCACTGACATCCTGACAGGCCTGAAACAGAAAACCTTCTTTGGGAGACCTATGTGGGACAATGAGTTTTCTACAATAGCTACTGCCCACCCCAA GTCGGTGGTGGGTGTCTTCCTATGTGGTCCTCAGACTTTGGCAAGGAGCCTGCGTAAATGCTGTCAACGATATTCCAGTCTGAATCCTAGGAAGGTTCAATTCTACTTCAACAAAGAAAATTTCTGA
- the NOX1 gene encoding NADPH oxidase 1 isoform X2 — translation MGNWVVTHWFSVLFLAAWLGLNIFLFVHAFLFFEKADKYYYTRQILGSALAWARASARCLNFNSMLILLPVCRNLLSFLRGSCSFCRRTLRKQLDHNLTFHKLVAYMICLHTAIHIIAHLFNFERYSRSRQATDGCLASILSNLSHQEKEGDSWLNPIQSPNMTVEYVTFTSIAGLTGVIITIALVLMVTSAMEFIRRSYFEVFWYTHHIFIIYFVGLGIHGIGGMVRGQTEESLDESHPHKCAEFFEKWGDPDSHCKRPQFEGLPAESWKWILTPSILYIFERILRFYRSRQKVVITKVVMYPSKVLELQMNKRGFSMEVGQYIFVNCPLISCLEWHPFTLTSAPEEDFFSIHIRAAGDWTESLIRAFEQQHSPVPRIEVDGPFGTVSEDVFQYEVAMLVGAGIGVTPFASILKSIWYKFRNADHSLKTQKIYFYWICREIGAFAWFNDLLASLEQEMEELGKVGFLNYRLFLTGWDSNVAGHAVLNFDKATDILTGLKQKTFFGRPMWDNEFSTIATAHPKIVVNIHKRRIWKVPWEFHLWLSSQRTQLVSTRTWV, via the exons GCTGCTTGGTTGGGGctgaatattttcctgtttgtgcatgctttcctgttttttgagaAGGCGGACAAGTACTACTACACAAGACAAATCCTGGGA TCGGCGTTGGCCTGGGCCCGAGCCTCGGCTCGCTGCCTGAATTTTAACAGCATGCTGATCCTGCTTCCTGTGTGTCGAAATCTGCTGTCTTTCCTGAGAGGCAGCTGCTCA TTTTGTAGGCGCACCCTGAGAAAGCAACTGGATCACAACCTTACTTTCCACAAGCTGGTGGCATATATGATCTGCCTCCACACAG CAATTCACATCATTGCACACCTGTTTAACTTTGAACGATACAGCAGAAGCCGGCAGGCCACAGATGGATGCCTTGCTTCCATTCTCTCCAACTTGTCTCaccaagagaaagaaggggaTTCTTGGCTAAATCCCATCCAGTCCCCAAACATG ACAGTGGAGTATGTGACATTCACCAGCATTGCTGGTCTCACCGGAGTGATCATCACAATAGCTCTGGTTCTCATGGTGACTTCAGCTATGGAGTTTATCCGGAGGAGTTATTTCGAGGTCTTCTGGTATACACACCATATTTTTATCATCTACTTCGTTGGCTTAGGGATTCATGGCATTGG agGAATGGTCCGGGGTCAAACAGAAGAGAGCCTAGACGAGAGTCATCCTCACAAGTGCGCAGAGTTTTTTGAAAAGTGGGGTGATCCTGACTCCCATTGCAAGCGCCCCCAATTTGAAGGGCTCCCTGCTGAG TCCTGGAAATGGATCCTTACACCAAGCATTCTTTATATCTTTGAAAGGATCCTCCGATTTTATCGCTCCCGGCAAAAGGTTGTGATTACCAAG GTGGTCATGTATCCATCCAAAGTTTTGGAATTGCAGATGAACAAGCGTGGCTTCAGCATGGAAGTGGGACAGTATATTTTTGTTAATTGCCCCTTGATCTCTTGCCTGGAATGGCATCCCTTTACCCTGACCTCTGCCCCAGAGGAAGACTTCTTCTCCATTCATATTCGAGCAGCAGGGGACTGGACAGAAAGTCTCATAAGGGCTTTTGAACAACAGCATTCGCCAGTTCCAAG GATTGAGGTGGATGGTCCTTTTGGCACTGTCAGTGAGGATGTTTTCCAGTATGAAGTGGCTATGTTGGTTGGAGCAGGAATTGGGGTCACCCCCTTTGCTTCCATCTTGAAATCCATCTGGTACAAATTTCGGAATGCAGATCACAGCCTCAAAACACAAAAG ATCTATTTCTACTGGATTTGCAGGGAAATAGGTGCCTTTGCTTGGTTCAATGACCTATTGGCTTCCCTGGAACAAGAGATGGAGGAGCTAGGCAAAGTGGGTTTTCTAAACTACCGTCTCTTTCTCACCGGATGGGACAGCAATGTT GCTGGTCATGCGGTATTAAACTTTGACAAGGCCACTGACATCCTGACAGGCCTGAAACAGAAAACCTTCTTTGGGAGACCTATGTGGGACAATGAGTTTTCTACAATAGCTACTGCCCACCCCAA GATTGTTGTGAATATTCACAAGAGGAGAATATGGAAAGTGCCctgggagttccatttgtggctcagcagtcaacgaacacaactagtgtccacaaggacgtgggtttga